The following coding sequences lie in one Candidatus Eremiobacterota bacterium genomic window:
- a CDS encoding response regulator transcription factor, giving the protein MARLAASGLTNREVALRLKMAERTVKYHLKGAFDKLGCQRRTDLAKIMIQKTAP; this is encoded by the coding sequence ATTGCCAGGCTCGCCGCGAGCGGTCTCACCAATCGAGAAGTGGCCCTTCGACTCAAGATGGCAGAACGCACTGTGAAGTACCATCTCAAGGGAGCGTTCGATAAACTCGGCTGTCAAAGGCGCACCGACCTGGCAAAAATTATGATACAAAAAACGGCTCCATAG
- a CDS encoding winged helix-turn-helix transcriptional regulator, with translation MAGSSFFYTFGEVPMITTFHEITSDEAERPQRDRFTTRSLRDDEIRAVADITYRGDNPLRFDCVRHAALMFERAGYSIALSSEIGPLAVAPEPIVVGSLVVDVMHRAVRLGGRELDLKPREFGLLEILARHPGQVFSRAHLLDCVWPRDYDGDERTVDVHIARLRHCLGARLIQTVHGVGYKLAASRVSLAA, from the coding sequence ATGGCGGGCTCTTCGTTTTTTTACACTTTTGGAGAAGTCCCGATGATTACGACGTTCCATGAAATCACAAGCGATGAGGCCGAGCGGCCGCAACGCGACCGGTTCACCACGCGATCGCTTCGCGATGACGAAATCCGCGCAGTTGCTGACATAACCTACCGGGGTGATAATCCCCTGCGATTCGACTGCGTTAGGCACGCAGCGCTCATGTTCGAGCGTGCGGGCTACAGCATCGCACTGTCTTCGGAAATTGGCCCTTTGGCAGTTGCGCCGGAGCCCATCGTCGTGGGCAGCCTGGTCGTTGACGTTATGCATCGCGCGGTTCGCCTCGGCGGGCGCGAGCTCGATCTGAAGCCTCGCGAGTTCGGGCTGCTCGAGATCCTCGCGCGCCATCCCGGTCAGGTCTTTTCACGCGCGCACCTGCTCGATTGTGTATGGCCACGCGACTACGACGGCGACGAGCGTACCGTCGACGTCCACATCGCGCGCCTCCGGCACTGTCTCGGCGCAAGGCTCATCCAAACCGTTCACGGCGTCGGCTACAAGCTGGCCGCGTCCCGTGTAAGCCTCGCCGCGTAA
- a CDS encoding substrate-binding domain-containing protein, with amino-acid sequence MTIGISIQNEQYPFYEAMIDGMRQTVAKREYPYQLVVRDAETSLIQLSQVEDFIESGVDAIVLAPVDSEDVDPAILEANTADIPVFTVDIEDETGEERVAASITSNNEGGGESAGHALCQLPKDRTILILGQPGITSVRERVFGFRKIISQCRHSFPKGLNGGTSSDSAAKALKTVLGEQRHLGAVFAVNDTMALGALQAIGDAKCHHTVSGHIDVIGYDGSPDAIADVGKGDISLEVVQYPQKLGSLAIKQIHDYFLKTLHQTTPVPTTTYRKGEPTPTPWSSATPNAPRATGSRCS; translated from the coding sequence TTGACCATCGGAATCTCAATACAAAACGAGCAATACCCATTTTATGAGGCCATGATCGATGGCATGCGGCAAACGGTCGCGAAGCGCGAATACCCTTACCAGCTAGTAGTTAGAGACGCCGAAACCTCGCTAATACAGCTATCGCAAGTCGAGGACTTCATCGAGAGTGGTGTCGACGCTATCGTTTTGGCCCCCGTCGACTCAGAAGACGTCGACCCAGCCATCCTCGAGGCCAACACGGCGGACATTCCTGTCTTTACCGTCGACATTGAAGACGAAACGGGTGAAGAGCGAGTCGCTGCAAGCATCACGAGCAACAACGAAGGCGGTGGTGAGAGCGCGGGCCACGCGCTTTGCCAACTGCCAAAAGACCGCACGATCCTCATCCTCGGTCAACCCGGCATTACAAGCGTTCGAGAACGCGTTTTCGGCTTCAGGAAGATAATCTCGCAGTGCCGACATTCATTCCCGAAAGGCTTAAATGGTGGGACGTCCAGCGATAGCGCGGCAAAGGCCTTGAAGACCGTGCTCGGAGAGCAACGTCATCTTGGTGCTGTCTTCGCTGTGAACGACACAATGGCGTTAGGAGCCCTTCAAGCGATCGGCGACGCAAAATGCCATCACACCGTTAGCGGCCACATCGATGTTATCGGTTACGATGGAAGTCCAGATGCGATTGCAGACGTCGGAAAGGGCGACATTTCTCTCGAGGTCGTCCAATACCCGCAGAAGCTCGGTTCATTGGCGATCAAACAGATCCACGACTACTTCTTAAAAACACTTCACCAGACGACACCAGTGCCAACCACCACCTATCGCAAAGGTGAGCCTACGCCTACGCCTTGGTCGAGCGCTACGCCGAATGCGCCTCGTGCGACGGGATCCAGATGCAGTTAA
- a CDS encoding lantibiotic dehydratase translates to MGAPAFQLYDATTLPLVAGRTPLLPVEKITAIFESENCLAALHALLEQEPEVRHAIYVASPSLSDAVDRWLAGAPMKNPRAPLRALAYVARMAFRCTPFGLCAGVGLIEVERGKTTLRLDPADRRTRTRPDMGLLLNAGRSLEKSEAGGHVQYIANRAVLSRGDRLYVTNVELVRTAHAQTEGATEQRPVSLRNTAAVQYVRELTGEPRSLASIVRSLTNRFNASSDDAEHVVRQLIEAGLLISELRASPIGDPVSYMLQCFERIDPEIAATLRRGSSLSAALDRKPLHERDIGDYRRVHEAFSELGGERKEHVMQIDLHAPLAGGLNSDILNDVALLAEYSIRMAPVVALSKFRKRFEERYEGSDRIVPLLELVDPNLGLGVPEDFERRDVPNAEHESALAKIACDALKTGAEEVGLSGKDLQLLIPPLVDTSYIESVEMGFHVVASSRAAIDVGDYLVVPATFAGSDRAARSLGRFVNLLGEESLERVHRVCDAEPHDGHLRAELVFTPAESRFYNVVIRPKTIDVEIRLGVGIPRTEDEIPPDDLWVGVEDGKFYLWSACRQRRVAPVESHLFVTDRFAPNVCRFLAIIANDGKRLMRGFDWGALSSLTYLPRVRVGRVVLSHRRWLFRSQDALQSLSDATVELARLRSQWNLPRYVLLADADNRLLVDLDSKIAPELLFDQTVRARRPLHLIEALPSPEHAWLQGSDGHYSVEFAASVLQSTSDRAALRDQSGALPPGQMADGSIRKRYGFGSRWAYLKLYIADQASEYFLLKTVMPLIRELQDQEAIDRWFFVRYADPQFHLRLRVRAVDGSTSTVCDKLVAGAYRWLAEDLVLRYAFDTYDPEYERYGGPAGVELAEEFFTLDSNLCIDLISRIAETTEERVAAAVESFVPWLTLDAASKAALITFGKTKQQSLPPADRKSLKHLSSMEVSPNRHGIMEAILAQHRPELTIASLFHMHCNRLGLSHDGEARANSLMRHLLLSRAARATNEKAVNV, encoded by the coding sequence GTGGGGGCACCGGCTTTCCAGCTTTACGACGCAACGACGCTTCCGCTGGTAGCCGGTCGGACGCCGTTATTACCGGTTGAAAAGATTACAGCGATCTTTGAATCCGAGAACTGCCTAGCTGCGTTGCACGCGCTACTGGAGCAGGAGCCTGAGGTACGTCACGCAATTTATGTCGCCTCCCCGAGCCTGAGCGATGCGGTCGATCGGTGGCTAGCGGGCGCACCGATGAAAAATCCTCGTGCTCCACTCAGGGCGCTAGCATACGTAGCACGAATGGCGTTTCGCTGTACGCCTTTTGGTTTGTGTGCAGGCGTTGGTCTGATCGAAGTCGAGCGAGGAAAAACGACGCTGCGGCTTGATCCAGCAGATCGACGAACGCGAACGCGTCCGGATATGGGACTGCTTCTTAATGCGGGGCGATCACTGGAAAAATCCGAAGCCGGTGGTCACGTTCAGTATATCGCAAACCGCGCGGTTCTTTCGCGCGGCGACCGACTCTACGTAACGAACGTTGAACTAGTCAGAACCGCTCATGCGCAAACCGAGGGAGCAACAGAACAGCGTCCGGTTTCTCTAAGGAATACGGCTGCTGTGCAATACGTCCGAGAGCTAACCGGGGAGCCGCGATCGTTGGCGTCGATTGTGCGCAGCCTGACAAACCGGTTCAATGCTTCTTCCGACGATGCGGAACACGTCGTCCGGCAGCTCATTGAGGCGGGCCTTCTCATTTCGGAGCTGCGAGCGTCGCCCATTGGTGACCCCGTTTCTTACATGCTGCAGTGTTTCGAAAGAATTGACCCGGAAATTGCGGCCACATTAAGAAGAGGTTCGTCGTTGAGTGCGGCGCTAGACCGAAAGCCGCTGCATGAGCGAGATATCGGGGACTATCGACGTGTTCACGAAGCTTTTTCTGAATTGGGAGGTGAGAGAAAAGAGCACGTTATGCAGATAGACCTGCACGCTCCGCTGGCAGGTGGCCTGAACTCTGACATACTGAACGACGTCGCCTTGCTGGCGGAATATTCGATCCGTATGGCGCCAGTCGTTGCTCTGTCGAAGTTTCGTAAACGCTTTGAAGAACGTTACGAGGGATCTGACCGAATCGTTCCACTGCTAGAGCTAGTGGACCCAAATCTCGGGCTTGGAGTGCCAGAAGACTTCGAGCGACGAGATGTCCCGAACGCCGAGCACGAATCGGCGCTCGCGAAAATCGCATGCGATGCACTTAAAACGGGGGCAGAGGAGGTCGGTCTCAGCGGCAAGGATCTTCAACTGCTGATCCCGCCGTTGGTCGACACGTCTTATATCGAGTCTGTGGAAATGGGATTCCATGTCGTAGCGTCCAGCCGAGCGGCAATCGACGTCGGGGACTACCTCGTCGTGCCCGCCACTTTTGCCGGCTCCGATCGTGCCGCCCGAAGCCTCGGACGGTTCGTAAATCTCTTGGGAGAAGAGAGTCTAGAACGCGTGCATCGCGTATGTGATGCTGAACCGCATGACGGTCACTTACGAGCTGAGCTAGTATTCACTCCGGCGGAGAGCCGTTTCTATAATGTGGTGATCCGCCCCAAGACCATTGATGTCGAGATACGTTTGGGCGTCGGCATCCCACGTACGGAGGATGAAATCCCTCCGGACGATCTGTGGGTCGGCGTCGAAGACGGCAAGTTCTACCTGTGGTCGGCGTGCCGCCAGCGACGTGTCGCGCCCGTCGAGAGCCACCTGTTCGTGACAGATCGCTTTGCGCCAAACGTGTGCAGGTTTCTGGCCATCATTGCCAACGACGGTAAACGACTGATGCGGGGCTTTGACTGGGGAGCCCTCTCATCCCTTACTTATTTGCCACGAGTTCGCGTTGGAAGAGTCGTCCTATCCCACCGGCGCTGGTTGTTTCGATCGCAAGACGCTCTGCAATCACTCTCGGACGCGACCGTAGAGCTGGCTCGGTTGCGCTCACAGTGGAACTTGCCCCGTTACGTGCTGCTTGCTGACGCGGACAACAGGCTCTTAGTCGACCTTGACTCAAAAATCGCACCCGAACTCCTCTTCGACCAGACCGTTCGTGCGCGACGGCCGCTGCATCTCATAGAGGCGCTTCCAAGTCCCGAACACGCATGGCTTCAAGGCAGCGACGGGCATTATTCCGTTGAATTCGCAGCGTCCGTTTTGCAGTCGACAAGTGATAGAGCAGCATTGCGGGATCAAAGCGGTGCACTCCCTCCTGGTCAAATGGCGGATGGCTCGATTCGAAAGAGGTATGGATTCGGCTCCAGGTGGGCCTATCTAAAACTCTACATTGCCGATCAGGCGTCGGAATATTTTTTGCTCAAGACGGTGATGCCGCTCATCAGAGAACTCCAAGACCAGGAAGCTATCGACCGATGGTTTTTCGTTCGGTACGCTGACCCGCAGTTTCACCTTCGTCTGCGCGTACGCGCCGTAGACGGCAGCACCTCCACCGTTTGTGACAAGCTAGTCGCCGGCGCATATCGTTGGCTTGCAGAGGACCTCGTCCTGCGGTATGCTTTCGATACGTATGATCCTGAGTATGAACGGTACGGCGGCCCCGCCGGAGTTGAACTAGCAGAAGAATTCTTTACCTTAGACAGCAACCTCTGCATCGATCTCATCTCGCGCATAGCGGAGACTACCGAAGAGCGCGTCGCCGCAGCCGTCGAGTCGTTCGTGCCTTGGCTCACGCTGGACGCTGCGTCGAAAGCAGCATTGATAACATTCGGCAAAACAAAACAGCAGTCACTGCCGCCTGCCGATCGGAAATCGCTCAAACATTTGAGCTCCATGGAGGTTTCACCGAATCGCCATGGCATAATGGAAGCAATCCTCGCTCAGCACCGTCCAGAGCTAACGATAGCTTCGCTCTTTCATATGCACTGCAATCGCCTTGGTCTGAGCCATGATGGCGAAGCGCGCGCCAATTCGCTAATGAGGCATCTTCTATTGAGTCGCGCAGCTCGCGCTACGAACGAAAAAGCTGTAAATGTGTGA
- a CDS encoding ferritin-like protein: protein MGNTDGQAAAAKDLAWIQGRLQDAIALEYSTQPLYLAAMFSLKVQNYTAYNWIRAVVMEEMVHMGIAANILAAIGGAPQIAKLCVTFPSTGLPGGAEPDLVVGPARYSPSQLENFLRIECPSFLLDERRRDQPETTISGFYSELREAIVANRSAVNAAAVAVAKKGPPPSQVGDNIGLPRISAVDGDIVEPLCAAIQEIVEQGEGTAHGSLITGPRSEGEKSHFVRFAELYFGREYEHPHGLPPPTRDELKARFSGMPIHPPGVINTLAVPKDAYATILAIDPNAAAAQADLDAFDTQLSAILAQLDTVWNGPPDGSWKTLGGAVAVMMKLRVISCFNVELHEIPRAAIAQLRHLYPDEYDYLDHYTDLKAPCFYGPRFINKNCAPGGQSGGSP, encoded by the coding sequence ATGGGCAACACTGACGGTCAAGCTGCAGCCGCTAAAGATTTGGCCTGGATTCAAGGACGATTGCAGGATGCCATCGCGCTGGAATACTCGACCCAGCCGCTCTATCTCGCGGCGATGTTTTCGCTCAAGGTGCAAAACTACACCGCTTATAATTGGATTCGCGCCGTCGTCATGGAAGAGATGGTTCACATGGGCATCGCGGCGAATATACTGGCGGCGATCGGCGGCGCTCCTCAAATAGCGAAACTCTGTGTCACCTTTCCGTCCACCGGCCTGCCGGGTGGTGCGGAGCCGGATCTCGTCGTTGGGCCGGCGCGGTACTCGCCCAGTCAGCTTGAGAATTTCTTACGGATCGAATGTCCCAGCTTTCTCTTGGACGAACGCCGGCGAGATCAACCTGAAACAACCATCTCGGGCTTTTATTCCGAGCTGCGGGAAGCGATCGTAGCAAACCGCAGCGCTGTCAACGCGGCTGCGGTCGCCGTCGCCAAAAAGGGGCCCCCACCGAGTCAGGTGGGCGACAACATCGGTTTGCCAAGGATCTCGGCGGTTGATGGCGACATCGTCGAGCCCCTTTGCGCCGCGATTCAAGAAATTGTCGAGCAGGGCGAGGGCACCGCACATGGATCCCTGATTACCGGGCCACGCAGCGAGGGCGAAAAATCGCATTTTGTGCGCTTTGCCGAACTCTATTTTGGGCGAGAATACGAACACCCCCACGGCCTGCCGCCACCAACAAGGGACGAGCTCAAAGCTCGCTTTTCCGGTATGCCGATTCATCCACCCGGCGTTATTAATACGCTTGCAGTACCGAAAGACGCCTATGCGACCATTCTGGCGATTGACCCAAACGCCGCGGCGGCGCAAGCCGATCTTGATGCGTTTGATACGCAGCTTTCGGCGATTCTCGCGCAGCTCGATACGGTCTGGAATGGACCCCCTGACGGGTCTTGGAAAACGCTTGGCGGCGCGGTCGCAGTAATGATGAAGCTGCGAGTGATCTCATGCTTTAATGTTGAGCTGCACGAGATTCCGAGAGCGGCGATAGCGCAACTCAGGCACTTGTATCCCGACGAGTATGACTATCTCGATCATTACACGGATCTCAAGGCGCCCTGCTTCTATGGGCCCCGCTTCATCAACAAGAACTGCGCTCCTGGAGGCCAATCTGGGGGGTCACCATGA
- a CDS encoding metallophosphoesterase yields MVAIEPIEVPHLALWKSCVAESLARTFGLVHRRGAGIDSDHPAMLGTNEYCRAIEENRVVPKPTASADDVAVSAYLSCLHHRLAHARIANDAKLQATILAQTQEFKLGNAPWQDMYVRYFYYYWDYAYHEGGAPEYRSWQDPRAGRGDLSYGVIEWQLPSRARIAIIGDIGTGTDQAAAVLSAAISLKPDAFLHVGDVYYSGTRFEMRHRLVELVETVCRFSRRRVPFFTVPGNHEYFVGAKPFLSTLDSGSLVDRATQRQRASYFALRSEDDGWQFLGLDTGFFGHYMNVAGSAAQATLERLHLGPPVQAPASSDPYWPSQYNPYFPGATGPGITPTDPTSPPPFVTVRPDELVWHEDKLKQFMGRSVLLSHHQLYSALNICGVAQKQITGSNGTTSADPGDYDRLWINTGLWRQFGEQFGVRIAAWLWGHEHNLGIYADNYRPTDWPTSGSDAEMFRPLPKGRCVGHGAIPVAESEAPYAARYPVPLKDPTLMLGVTNGWYNRGFELIELAGAGAPLEINYYQIAGADPTPLLVYHETVA; encoded by the coding sequence ATAGTGGCCATTGAGCCAATCGAAGTTCCTCACCTTGCGCTCTGGAAGTCGTGCGTTGCCGAATCCCTCGCGCGGACCTTCGGCTTAGTACATCGTCGTGGCGCCGGCATCGACAGCGATCATCCTGCGATGCTTGGGACTAACGAATACTGTCGCGCGATCGAGGAGAACCGAGTGGTTCCGAAGCCGACGGCATCTGCGGACGACGTGGCGGTCAGCGCGTATCTCTCATGCCTGCATCATCGTCTGGCGCACGCGCGCATCGCCAATGACGCCAAGCTCCAAGCGACGATTCTGGCGCAGACCCAGGAGTTCAAGCTGGGCAACGCGCCGTGGCAAGACATGTACGTGCGATACTTTTACTACTACTGGGATTATGCGTACCATGAGGGAGGAGCACCGGAGTATCGTTCTTGGCAAGACCCGCGCGCCGGGCGTGGCGACCTGAGCTACGGCGTGATTGAGTGGCAGTTGCCGTCTCGCGCTCGTATCGCGATCATCGGCGACATCGGTACGGGGACGGACCAAGCAGCGGCTGTATTGAGTGCGGCCATCTCGCTTAAACCTGATGCGTTTCTGCATGTGGGTGATGTCTATTATTCGGGAACGCGATTCGAAATGCGACACCGGCTAGTGGAACTCGTCGAAACCGTTTGCCGATTTAGCCGGCGCCGAGTGCCATTTTTTACGGTCCCCGGTAATCATGAATATTTCGTCGGCGCAAAACCATTTTTGTCCACGCTCGATTCTGGCTCGCTTGTAGATCGAGCGACGCAACGCCAGCGCGCTTCCTACTTTGCGCTGCGGAGTGAAGACGACGGCTGGCAGTTCCTTGGACTTGATACCGGGTTTTTCGGTCATTACATGAACGTTGCCGGTTCTGCCGCGCAAGCGACTCTCGAGCGATTGCATCTGGGGCCACCCGTTCAGGCACCAGCAAGCAGCGACCCCTACTGGCCAAGCCAGTACAATCCGTACTTCCCAGGTGCGACCGGGCCCGGAATAACACCAACCGACCCGACGTCGCCGCCGCCCTTCGTCACCGTGCGCCCCGACGAATTGGTATGGCACGAAGACAAACTCAAGCAGTTTATGGGGCGCTCCGTCCTCCTTTCGCATCACCAGCTCTATTCAGCTTTGAATATTTGTGGTGTTGCGCAAAAACAGATCACGGGGTCTAATGGCACGACCAGCGCTGACCCCGGCGACTACGATCGGTTGTGGATCAATACGGGGCTGTGGCGTCAGTTCGGGGAACAATTCGGCGTTCGGATTGCGGCATGGCTCTGGGGCCACGAACATAATTTAGGCATCTATGCGGACAACTACCGTCCGACAGACTGGCCAACATCTGGGTCCGACGCGGAAATGTTTCGGCCGCTTCCGAAAGGTCGCTGCGTCGGACACGGCGCGATTCCCGTCGCTGAGAGTGAAGCACCGTATGCAGCAAGATACCCGGTTCCGCTGAAAGATCCCACTCTAATGCTCGGGGTCACGAACGGTTGGTACAACCGAGGCTTTGAACTAATCGAACTTGCGGGGGCGGGCGCGCCACTGGAGATCAATTATTATCAAATCGCTGGCGCGGATCCGACACCGCTTCTTGTCTATCATGAAACAGTCGCGTAG
- a CDS encoding DDE-type integrase/transposase/recombinase has protein sequence MKQTFRVQSARVAALFNRIAERRPLPPAIKSDNGEEFTRELMLKWSVEHKIYLHFIEFEKPNQNASVESFNGRCVTSFSTSSFSNDLPRSIGDRNLAH, from the coding sequence TTGAAACAGACTTTTCGGGTTCAAAGCGCTCGAGTCGCCGCCCTGTTCAATCGCATCGCCGAGCGGCGTCCTTTGCCACCGGCCATCAAATCAGACAATGGCGAAGAGTTCACCAGGGAGTTGATGCTCAAGTGGAGCGTAGAGCATAAGATTTACTTACATTTCATCGAGTTTGAAAAGCCGAATCAAAATGCGAGCGTCGAGAGCTTCAACGGCAGATGCGTGACGAGCTTCTCAACGAGCAGCTTTTCCAACGATCTTCCACGCTCGATCGGCGACCGAAACCTGGCGCATTGA
- a CDS encoding caspase family protein produces MANSRALLVGINTFKNFPQNSLKGCVNDVADMGAYLQGHCGFSKSDIDQLTNAKATADAIAIGIKALLKGLGNGDRAIFHFSGHGTQVMQGGKAHDTIVPYDFDYNKPTTFLTDESFTALFAGINPKAHVVWVADSCHSGNLARVLPAQGAPASNVRFLPVPAALQAQITHAISSSLVGPQIRAIIDKLNLSLLAACKSGEEATDTVFKGRDNGAFTHFLIANLSAKASLSQVITKVIRALKAAKIADQHPEVRGMDAAKSHPIFDGLGVH; encoded by the coding sequence ATGGCCAACAGCAGAGCACTCTTGGTCGGAATCAATACATTTAAGAATTTTCCGCAAAACTCGCTGAAAGGCTGCGTCAACGACGTCGCGGACATGGGGGCCTACCTCCAAGGGCACTGTGGCTTTTCGAAGTCCGATATAGATCAGCTCACGAATGCAAAGGCGACGGCGGATGCGATCGCAATTGGTATCAAGGCCTTACTCAAGGGTCTCGGTAACGGCGACCGCGCAATCTTTCATTTTTCGGGCCACGGCACCCAGGTGATGCAGGGCGGCAAGGCGCACGATACCATTGTCCCGTACGATTTCGACTACAATAAGCCCACGACTTTCTTAACCGACGAATCGTTTACTGCTCTTTTCGCGGGCATTAATCCGAAGGCTCACGTGGTTTGGGTAGCTGACTCATGCCATTCGGGAAATTTGGCCCGTGTACTGCCCGCGCAGGGGGCGCCGGCGAGCAACGTGCGGTTTTTGCCGGTACCGGCGGCGCTGCAGGCGCAAATTACCCATGCGATTTCAAGCAGTCTCGTCGGTCCCCAAATCCGTGCGATCATCGACAAGCTCAACCTCTCGCTCCTGGCTGCATGCAAGTCAGGGGAAGAAGCAACGGACACGGTCTTTAAGGGCCGCGATAACGGCGCCTTCACGCACTTCTTGATTGCGAATTTGAGTGCAAAGGCTAGTTTGAGCCAAGTGATAACCAAGGTCATACGTGCCCTAAAAGCAGCAAAGATCGCGGACCAGCATCCCGAAGTGCGCGGGATGGATGCGGCCAAGAGTCATCCGATCTTCGATGGCTTGGGCGTCCACTAA
- a CDS encoding helix-turn-helix transcriptional regulator, translated as MTKSSPRAAQDWFSEMQRLFQSAQYRSAAALYDQVIESGEAPGSDATLLRARLYLKTESKRVVPFLLRHELHKPTQAQVARRAMYLGTGYSRLGEFTEADDHFLRAEKIFREGPALGELAAHVTRSYLERRDLDEAEKWQNRSLADRSLRGKIRSEHLASYIAARRGQYYKQAECLIKVLDLIGGRREDFVEDWYAAVHTLAVLARELPSSMASIRAKAEVDLDVAWSADFAVSRFQALKGVAWSQALAGDELSCLRYLRLAQHADVGSVWRIILYLDRSYFAAIVGEQQWAENEFFAAEEVAEGIAWEETVGEERIALLLMAELATLHAPKRAPFYIARFKDLGRLRTNVQHLAFDDRLQAMEAYATGLVNLSSGNREKAEEQLRIAWKIFDGIDYDVRAALTAQALYRATDKARWLHLAEDKLEKYPRSWLARGLARNVAIVHREDASLSRMQTAVMQLICEGLSTDSMAQRLGLSRNTVLNHLKIVYKKMGVKSREALVVEAMRRNLAGWTLEQKSDRSRPAFTAQPRVSSRAEEVD; from the coding sequence ATGACGAAAAGCAGTCCCCGGGCCGCGCAGGATTGGTTTTCCGAGATGCAGCGGCTCTTTCAAAGTGCGCAATACCGCAGCGCGGCCGCGTTATACGATCAAGTGATTGAAAGTGGCGAAGCACCCGGTAGCGATGCGACCTTATTGCGGGCGCGGCTCTATCTAAAGACGGAAAGTAAGCGGGTAGTGCCCTTTCTTCTACGGCATGAGCTGCACAAGCCGACGCAAGCTCAAGTCGCTCGTCGAGCGATGTACCTTGGCACTGGCTATTCTAGGCTCGGCGAGTTCACGGAAGCGGATGATCACTTTCTACGGGCGGAGAAGATCTTTCGTGAAGGTCCAGCACTAGGAGAGCTCGCGGCACACGTTACGCGCAGCTACCTTGAACGGCGCGACCTTGACGAGGCCGAAAAGTGGCAGAATAGAAGTCTTGCCGATCGGAGTTTGCGCGGCAAGATTCGAAGCGAACATCTCGCTTCGTACATCGCGGCGCGGCGCGGCCAATATTATAAGCAAGCGGAATGCTTGATCAAAGTTTTGGACCTGATCGGTGGCCGCCGCGAAGACTTCGTCGAGGACTGGTACGCTGCAGTTCATACCTTAGCCGTGCTCGCGCGGGAACTTCCGTCATCTATGGCCTCGATACGGGCGAAGGCTGAAGTAGACTTAGACGTAGCATGGTCAGCAGACTTTGCCGTAAGCCGATTCCAAGCACTAAAGGGGGTAGCTTGGTCCCAGGCGCTCGCAGGGGACGAGCTGAGCTGCTTGCGCTACCTGCGGTTAGCGCAGCACGCCGACGTCGGGTCGGTCTGGCGCATAATTCTTTACTTAGACCGCTCCTACTTTGCTGCTATCGTCGGCGAACAGCAGTGGGCGGAAAATGAGTTTTTCGCTGCAGAGGAGGTAGCCGAAGGAATAGCCTGGGAAGAGACCGTGGGCGAGGAGCGCATCGCCTTACTATTGATGGCAGAATTGGCTACGCTTCATGCGCCGAAGCGTGCCCCCTTTTATATCGCTCGATTCAAGGATCTTGGGCGACTTAGGACCAACGTTCAGCATCTCGCCTTCGACGACCGGCTACAAGCCATGGAAGCCTATGCAACGGGGCTAGTCAATCTTTCCTCGGGAAATCGCGAAAAAGCAGAAGAGCAATTGCGGATAGCCTGGAAAATCTTTGACGGTATCGATTACGATGTGCGCGCAGCCTTAACCGCCCAGGCGCTTTACCGCGCTACCGACAAGGCGAGGTGGCTGCACCTTGCGGAAGACAAGCTCGAAAAATACCCGCGTTCATGGCTGGCTCGCGGTCTGGCAAGAAATGTGGCGATCGTTCACCGAGAGGATGCTAGTCTTTCGAGGATGCAAACAGCTGTTATGCAGCTCATTTGTGAGGGCCTTTCCACTGACTCGATGGCTCAAAGGCTGGGGCTTAGCCGCAACACGGTACTCAATCATCTTAAGATCGTATACAAGAAGATGGGGGTGAAATCGCGCGAAGCCCTCGTCGTCGAAGCCATGCGTCGCAATTTGGCTGGTTGGACGCTCGAACAGAAATCGGATCGCTCGCGCCCAGCATTCACGGCTCAACCGCGGGTTTCATCGCGTGCCGAGGAAGTCGATTAA